From a region of the Qipengyuania spongiae genome:
- a CDS encoding HAD-IA family hydrolase — MADFPFGAVGFDLDGTLIESHRDLGTAVNHALALGGFAHVPIDHASDLIGGGAKIMLAKALDMQGGVAEDEFRRLYKAMLAYYGENYAVHTRPYPGALEALDELAWRGVRIGVVTNKFEEFARGILDTLGLLDRFDCVIGGDSLGKGPDGAYLAKPAPDPILRLRESCGGGRIVYVGDSSYDMRAARAAGVPVVAACYGYCDKSPDELGADATIDSFAELIPVLEALG, encoded by the coding sequence ATGGCGGATTTTCCCTTCGGCGCAGTCGGTTTCGATCTGGACGGCACTCTCATCGAATCCCACCGCGATCTGGGCACGGCAGTGAACCATGCGCTGGCGCTGGGCGGCTTCGCCCATGTGCCGATCGATCATGCGAGCGACCTGATCGGCGGCGGAGCGAAAATCATGCTGGCCAAGGCGCTCGACATGCAAGGCGGCGTGGCCGAGGACGAGTTTCGCCGCCTCTACAAGGCGATGCTGGCCTATTACGGCGAGAATTACGCGGTCCACACCCGGCCCTATCCCGGCGCCCTCGAGGCGCTCGACGAGCTGGCCTGGCGCGGCGTGCGGATCGGCGTGGTTACCAACAAGTTCGAGGAATTCGCGCGCGGCATACTCGACACGCTCGGCCTGCTCGATCGGTTCGACTGCGTGATCGGCGGAGACTCCCTCGGCAAGGGGCCGGACGGCGCCTATCTCGCCAAGCCCGCCCCCGATCCGATCCTGAGGCTGCGCGAAAGCTGCGGCGGGGGTAGGATCGTCTATGTCGGCGACAGCAGCTATGACATGCGCGCCGCCCGGGCGGCCGGCGTCCCGGTGGTGGCGGCGTGCTACGGCTATTGCGACAAGAGCCCGGACGAGCTCGGCGCGGACGCGACAATCGATTCGTTCGCAGAGCTGATCCCCGTGCTGGAAGCGCTCGGCTGA
- a CDS encoding HNH endonuclease produces MSETAETCWLCHRPLGRRVQQHHTVPKAKRGRETVPVHPICHRAIHANFTNAELARIGTDRARILANEAIARFVAWVADKPPDFHAPTRSAR; encoded by the coding sequence TTGAGCGAGACGGCCGAAACCTGCTGGCTGTGCCACCGCCCGCTCGGTCGGCGGGTTCAGCAGCACCATACCGTGCCCAAGGCCAAGCGCGGCCGCGAGACCGTCCCCGTCCACCCGATCTGCCACCGGGCGATCCACGCCAATTTCACCAATGCCGAGCTGGCGCGGATCGGGACGGACCGCGCGCGTATCCTCGCCAACGAGGCGATAGCGCGCTTCGTCGCGTGGGTGGCGGACAAGCCGCCCGATTTTCACGCGCCGACCCGCAGTGCGCGCTAG
- the glmU gene encoding bifunctional UDP-N-acetylglucosamine diphosphorylase/glucosamine-1-phosphate N-acetyltransferase GlmU: MNTGHDFAAVILAAGKGTRMKSELHKVLHPIAGRPMLHHLMAQVDALSPARKVVVVGSGREQIEGALGEDTRTCVQDPQLGTGHAVQQAAGELEGFRGDVLVLYGDVPFVKGETMKAMLDRLHAEDAPKVVVLGFEPDDALAYGRVIADAEGRIARMVEFKDADETERGCRLCNSGLMAARAEDMFALLDRVGNDNAQGEYYLPDIVNIAIADGDTCAAVTTADPGEVAGINSRAELAAAEALWQAEQREHWMAEGVTLRAPDTVFFSFDTELAPDVVVEQNVVFGPGVSVATRARIKSFSHIEGATIGEGAQVGPFARLRPGAVMEKDSFVGNFVEMKKAVLGEGAKASHLTYLGDAEVGAGANIGAGTITCNYDGYFKYRTTIGPRAFIGSNSALIAPVRIGADAIVAAGSAVSRDVADGEMRMVRGEQLVKPGWADRFHDTMKKKKAAAKKDG; the protein is encoded by the coding sequence ATGAACACAGGACACGATTTTGCCGCCGTCATCCTCGCCGCGGGCAAGGGCACGCGGATGAAGAGCGAACTGCACAAGGTGCTGCACCCCATCGCCGGGAGGCCGATGCTGCATCACCTGATGGCGCAGGTCGACGCACTGTCTCCGGCGCGCAAAGTGGTCGTCGTCGGCTCCGGTCGCGAGCAGATCGAAGGCGCGCTGGGCGAAGATACGCGCACCTGCGTTCAGGACCCCCAGCTCGGCACGGGTCATGCGGTGCAACAGGCCGCCGGCGAGCTGGAAGGCTTTCGTGGAGACGTCCTCGTCCTTTATGGCGACGTGCCCTTCGTGAAGGGGGAGACGATGAAGGCCATGCTCGACCGCCTCCATGCCGAGGATGCGCCGAAAGTGGTGGTGTTGGGCTTCGAGCCGGACGATGCGCTCGCCTATGGCCGGGTCATTGCCGATGCGGAGGGTCGCATCGCGAGAATGGTCGAGTTCAAGGATGCCGACGAGACCGAGCGCGGCTGTCGGCTGTGCAATTCGGGCCTGATGGCGGCGCGCGCGGAGGATATGTTCGCGCTGCTCGACCGGGTCGGCAACGACAACGCGCAGGGCGAGTATTATCTTCCCGACATCGTCAACATCGCCATCGCCGATGGCGATACCTGCGCCGCCGTCACCACCGCCGATCCGGGCGAGGTCGCCGGGATAAACAGCCGCGCCGAACTCGCCGCCGCCGAAGCGCTGTGGCAGGCGGAGCAGCGCGAGCACTGGATGGCGGAGGGCGTCACGCTGAGGGCGCCGGACACCGTCTTCTTCAGTTTCGACACCGAACTCGCGCCCGATGTGGTGGTCGAGCAGAACGTGGTTTTCGGCCCCGGCGTTTCGGTGGCCACGCGCGCGCGGATCAAGAGCTTCAGCCATATCGAAGGCGCGACTATCGGCGAGGGCGCACAGGTCGGCCCCTTCGCCCGCCTCAGGCCCGGCGCGGTTATGGAGAAGGACAGCTTCGTCGGCAATTTCGTCGAGATGAAGAAGGCCGTTCTGGGCGAAGGCGCCAAGGCCAGCCATCTCACCTATCTGGGTGATGCAGAGGTTGGTGCCGGAGCGAATATCGGCGCGGGCACCATCACCTGCAATTACGACGGCTATTTCAAGTACAGGACCACTATAGGTCCGCGCGCCTTCATCGGGTCGAACAGCGCGCTGATCGCGCCGGTGCGGATCGGCGCCGATGCCATCGTGGCAGCGGGCAGCGCGGTCAGCCGCGACGTGGCCGACGGCGAGATGCGGATGGTGCGCGGCGAGCAGCTGGTCAAGCCGGGCTGGGCCGACCGCTTCCACGACACGATGAAGAAGAAGAAAGCCGCGGCGAAGAAGGACGGTTGA